Within the Borrelia miyamotoi genome, the region TAATAATTTAGCAGAATATTTAATTGCGTTTTCAAATCCTAATTTATCTAATATTCTAAGAGCTGGTATATTTAGGGATAAGGCTAGTACTTTACGCGTTAATACATTTCCTCTCCATCTTCCTCCATAGTTTTCAGGTGCATAAATCTCTCCTTCTTGATTTAAAAAGGCCACTGGAGAATCTGAAAACATTGTTGCAGCTGTGATTTTTTTCAGGTCAATTGCAGCTGAAAAGTATAAGGCTTTAAATGAACTGCCGGGTTGTATTTTTGCTTGGGTTGCTCTATTAAATTCGCTTCCCTTTCTGTATCCACTTCCTCCAACCATTGCTTTTATTGCCCCTGTTGTAGTGTCTATTGCTATGAATGCACCTTCTGGTTGTACGGTTAAATTTGGATTTGTTTTATTGTTCATTGTGTGTTCTTTTGTTGCTTTGTCTATTTTATCAATTCCTAATATTGCTGCAAAACTTGCAATTAAATCAATGTTATCTTCATAAAATTTTTTTGTTCGTAGTTTTTTATATTGTTTGCCGTTAACTCTTGTGTTTCTTATACCAAGCAAATCGGATATTGTATCAATTACAGGAACTATTTCTGAATTAATTACTAATGTTTCAGATAATTTAGTAGAGTTATACATTTTTCTCGTTTTTGTAATCATTTCTTGTGTAACTTCATCTGCATATTTTTGTGCATCAAGGTCAAGTGTTGTGTATATTGAGTATCCGTCTTTGTATATGTTTGCTCCTGCTGGAAGATGTTTAACTATTCTTTGTCTTATGTATTCTGAGAAATAAGGTGCATGATCTTCTTTATCAGAAATAGCCGATGTGTCTGCCATACGAGTCCAATCGTAGTTTTGCCAGTACTGGTTAAACTCTATCTCAGCTAGTTCAGGACTTATTATTCCATTGGATACTACTTGATTTAATACCGTCCTTTGTATTTTTTTAGCAAATTCTGGATTGTAAAATGGCGAATAGAGTTTTGCATTTGGCAGCTGTATGATCATTAAAACAGCTTCTGCAGTGTTAATATTTTTAACGCTTTTGTTGAAAAAGAATTTTGAGGCTGCTACTACTCCATAATTTCCATTCCCAAAATAGACTTTATTTAGATATTTCTCAAGTATTTCATATTTTGATAATTTCTTTTCAAGTTGGATTGCCCACCAAATTTCATTTAGTTTTCTTAATATCGATCGTCTTTCTTGATTGGTATAAAGAAGTTTTGCTAATTGTTGTGTTAAAGTGCTTCCTCCTGAAAAATATCTTCCAAGAGCAATGTTAAGAGCAGCTCTGAGGATTCCCATGAATGAGAAACCCCTGTGAAAGTAAAAACTAAGATCTTCGCGTATTAAGAGAGTGTTTATTAAGTTATCAGGCATTTCTCTTAAAGATAGCAGCTCTCTATTCTCATCAGATATAAATTGTGTTATGACCTTTCCATTGGTGTCAAAAAGCTTTGATGGTATAGCTGGGTTTATGTCACCAAATTTTTTGTCTCTTTGGATGTTTATAGTTTCAACTATTGCAATTGAGAGTAAAATAATAGCAGAGCTAATAGCAAAATACGTTAAATAAATGAGTATGTTATCCTTTTTACTAAAGATAAGGTTTTTCAAATTATATCCTTCCAAGTAATTATACTATAAAGGTGATAGAATTGATATTTTTATTTAGTTTTTATTAAAAAAAGTATTGTTATAATTTCTTTTTATGTTTATTAATGAAGATTTATAATTCAGATTTATAAAGAATGCAATATGGGTTAAATACTTGCTTCTCTATATATGTTCTATATATGTTTGAGTGAAAATTACATGTAGTTAGGTGATTTAAGTAAGGACTTCTCTTTTGTTAAGATTTTGTTAAGATTTTATTTATTCAATTGGTTTGATATTTTGTTTTTCTTTGGGTGTAAATTTCATTTTTGTGTATCTATGTTGAATAAATTGAGAACTATTGGTTGTATCTAATATTTTGGGATAGAATTATTTAAGGTGTATGCATAAATTAAGATTTTTGAGTTTTATTGCTTTAAAGTTCCTGAATATCGGTTTTAACATGTTTGTTAGATTTCAAAGGAGAGGTTTATGTTTTTGTCTAAAAAAATAAAAAATTATGAAACTAAATATAAGGGCAAAGAGATTAATATGAGCACTGAAATCAACAGTTTTCTTAATATTAGAAATGCTGTTGAAATGAGAGTTGGTACTTATTTAGCATGTGGTGTAATTTATTCTATTTCTATGAATGCTATTAAGCTTATTTTGCAGGAAGATGAAGTTTTACCTATTTTAGCAAAAAATGGAAATTCAGGAAATATTCACTTTAAGAGTTTTGACAATGTTGGAGATGGTTCTTTATTTATTCCCTCTTTAGTTGTTAAGTTAGTAAATACATCTTCTTATTTTGTTCAAGATAAAGAATATAACTTACTGACTCTAGATTTTATATCTCCTATGCCAGGAGAGTTTGCTGTTAAGATTGGCAAACTTCTTGATTTGAAGCTTGGGCAAAATCAAAGAATTCATGAGCGTATTATTATTAATAAAGATTCTCTTAGAAAGCTTAATCTTATATCTGATAAAGCTTTTATTGAAATTAATGGCACTAAGCATAAATGTTTGATTAAAGACATATCTTATGGAGGTGCACTTTTAATATCTTGTTTTGATTATGAGGGAATGGATGAAAGTAATACTGATTTGACTTTAAATTTTGATATTGCAGGTAAAGAAGTGTCCATTGTGGGCAAAGCCAGGAATTTAAGTGTTATTCAGACTCCTAATGGTAAAGTTTTGGCTTTAGGTATTGCATTTTGTGAGGATAAGATTCCACTTGACTATACTATGTTAATTCATGATTACTTTAATTAGATAATTTATGTTTAAAAATATTGTTTATATTTCTCTTCCAGTGGATTTTAAAAGTCAAATTAAGGATTTTGTATTTGATCCTAAGATACTTTTACCTGTTGAGGTCAGTAATGTCCAAAATTTTTCTCAGTATGAACTTAATTTTGAAGCTGTTATGTCTGCGATTCTTAAGATTTCGGCTTATGATCAAGGTAATGTTAATTTTTCTTATTATAAAAAGCTTCTTTTAGCTTTAAAGCCGAATATTGTCAATGAGCTTATTAATGTTGGACTTGCCAAGATTGATGAAGGAGATTATAAGTTAGCTCTTGAGATTTTTTTGTCATTGAAAGGTATTGATGATAAAAATGATATTCTTCTTTTGAATTTGGCGTTATTGTACGAAAGGATGGCCGATAATTTCTTGAAAGTTGAGCAAGATATGGATGCTTTTAGTAGCAATCAAAGTGCTTTAAAGATTTATGAAAGGCTTTTAGACTTTGAAAGTCCAAATGAAAATGTTTTTGCAAATGCTGGATTTTTCTTTGTTAAACAGTATAAATTGGATAAAGCTCAAAATTTGCTTAATCATTATTTAAAAATTTCTACTAATTTAAAGTTAAAGACTAAGGTAATCGAAGTTTTAAATGTGATAAGGGAACATAAGAATTTAGATGTAGATCTTGAGAAAATATATAATCTGATAATTATCTCAAGGGAAGATGAAGCTATTTTTGAGCTTATTAAACTCTTAGAATATCATAGAAGTTCTTGGAATGTTTGGTTTTTGCTTGGATGGGGCTATAGAAGAAAGGGATTTTACTCTGAAGCCAAGGATGCTTTTTTTAAAGTATTGTCTCTTGATTCTAATAATGTCGATGCTATGAACGAACTTGCAATATGTTTTATGGAGCTTCTTGAATTTAATGATAGTTTGAAGTATTTGCTTAAAGCTTTGAGGCTTGAACCTGATAATATCAAAATTGTTTCAAATCTTGGGATTCTTCATTTAAAGATGGATCTTAGAGAAGAAGCTAGAAAATATTTTGAAGTAGTTCTTGAATATGATTCAAATAATCCTATTGCCTTTAAATATTTGAAGCTTTTAGATAGATAATTGTAATTTATTATTTTTTATTGCTTTTAAAGAATAAATTTATTCAGGCTGGCTTTCTTAAGTCTATTGTTAATTGAGTATCCAAGTTGACTATTAGCTACGAATTCAGCAAGTATTTGTTTATGTGTTTTTTCAGATTCTACAAATATTTTATAAATATTTTTTGCATATTCTTCGAGTGTGTTAAATATGCAAATGTTATTCATATCCCAAAGATCATTAAACCAATATGATTTAAAAGTATCTCTCATAATGAGCACTTTTGTGTCTTTTCGTGTTGCATACCATCTTATGTTATCTCTTGGATTAAATAAATAAACGGGTATGCTAGGTCTGTAATGTTCTAGTAAGTTGCCAGGTGATTTGGATAGCATTTTTTCTCCTGTTGAGTATTCTACTCTGAATTCTTCCTTAAGTTCTTTTTCTATCATTTCTTTTGTAATTGAACCTGGTCTTAGTATTAATATATCTTCTTTAGAATTGAATCCTATGACAGTTGATTCTATGCCGATTCGTGATCCTTCATCTTTTTTAATGATTCCCTTAACTAGACCATTAAGTTCCTTGATTGCCATTTCAAAATTAGTAGCACTGGGTCGTCTTGATAAGTTTGCTGATGGGGCTGCTATTGGAACTCCGCTCATTTGAATTAACTTGAGGGCTATAGGCTCTGATGGTATTCTTACTGCGATACTGTCAAGTCCTCCGCTTATAAATTTAGATATTTTACCTGCGTTTTTTAGTATAAATGTTAGAGGTCCTGGAGTGAATTTTTGCATTAAAATCATTGCACTTTTTGGTATATAATCTACAAGTTCATTTATCTTTTCTATTGACTCAACATGTACTATTAAAGGATTTGTAATGGGACGTTTTTTGGCTAAAAATATCATCCGTACTGCATCATCATTGTATGCGTCAGCCCCAATTCCATATACTGTTTCTGTAGGAAATACTACTAATTCTCCTGCTTTTATAAATTTTACTGCTTTTTCTATTTCTGAATGTTTTATAATTTCTGTTTTCATTGATTGAATTCTCTATTTAATCTTACTTATTTATTAAAGCAAAAAAATTGTAAATAAACAATTTAAAGTAATTTAGGTAGTTAACTTTATGTTGCAAATATTAAGTTTTATATTATAATATGCAGTATGGTAGGTTTGTTTAATCTCGTGATTAGTAGCTTTAGTCTTGGTTTTTTATTCTTGTTTTTTGCCTTTACTCAGTTGAACAGCGCTATTGTGGGACTTGCTTCATGGTATGGAGAAGCTTTTCATGGTAAGGTTACTGCTAATGGTGAAAAATTTGATATGACATCTCTTACTGCTGCTCATAAGGAACTTCCATTTAATACTGTTGTAAAGGTTACTAATTTACTTAATAATAGAACAGCTGTTGTAAGAATTAATGATAGAGGTCCTTTTAGAAAAGACAGGATAATTGATTTGTCAAAGGCTGCTGCTGAAAAGTTAGATTTTTTAGGAATAGGTGTTGCTCCTGTGAAAATTGAAATACTAGAAAAGTTGGATGAAAAGAAAGTTATAACACAAGAATCTAAGAAAACTTTTAATATACTAGATTCTTTTAAGGATAATTCTATTGTTTCAGATTCAAAAGTGGGCAGAGATACTAATTTAGAGAAAGCTCACTTTGATGTTGCAGAAAAAATTTTAGATAATTCTACTCAAAAACCAGATTTTTATATACAAATTGGCTCTTATAAGACTAAAGATTATGCTCAAAGGGCTTATAAAATACTTAAAAAAGCTGGACTTCATGTTTTAGTAAATGCTCATGGTCCTTTTTTTACAGTTTTCATTCCTACTTATGCTGATGATGTTCATAAGAATGTTAAGCTTATTAACTCTACAGGATATAAGGACATTTTGGTAAGAAAGACTAAGATTCCAGGAGATAATGTTCCTATAGATTAGTGTTTTGATCTATCTTTTTAAAGAATGTATTGATTATGCTTTTTACGTTTTTGAAATTTGAGTAATAAGTTTTGATATCTGGTAAGGCTTGTAAGAATAATGTACCATAAGTTTTTTCGAAAATTCTTTTGTCAAAACATACTATAATTCCATAATCTTTTGGATCTCTTATTAACCTTCCAAATCCTTGTTTGAATTTCATTATTGCTCGTGGCAATGTTTCTTTTGTAAAAAAGTTTTCATTTTCTTTTATGGCTAATTCGTTTTTTGCCATTAAAATTGGATCTAAGGGGTTTTGAAATGGTAGTTTGGGTATTATTACCATTGTTAATTTGTCTCCTTTAATGTCAATTCCTTCCCAAAAGTTTTTTATTCCTATAAGTACGCTTTTTTTCTTTGATTTTTTAAAAGAATTAATAAGTTTATGTTTGGGTGATTGTCCTTGTATGAAAAGGTTTATATCGTTTGCAATTAGAAAGTCTTTAATATTTTTGCTCGTGTATTCTAAGCTTTTAAATGAGGTTAAAAGAATTAGGGTTCCTCCTTTATTTAAAATCACAAGTTCTTTGATATATTGTATTGATTGACTTAAAAATTCCTCTTCTTTATTAGGGTTTTCAATGCTTGATATAACTGTGAGTATTGATTTTTCTTTATACGGAAAGGAACATGGCAATCTTTCTGTTTTAATATCTCGATTGCTTAAGTTAAGTCCCATTTGATTGATAAAATATGAGAATGATTGATTTATAATCATAGTAGCTGAAGTGAAAATTATTCTTTTTACTCGTTTATGCATAATTTTGTTCAGTCCAGAACCTAAATGAATCTCTGATGTTTTAAATATGGGTGTATTATTTTTGTTTTCTATCCAAGCACAAAGATTGGTGTATTGATTCTCAGAGATGAAATTTTTCATTAATGATTCTTTTAGTTCTATATTTCTCATTAGTCTGTTTAGTTCAATTTTTGCTATTTTGTTTTCAATGTTTTGTATTATTGATATTATGGTTGCCCTATAATTTTCTAGGTTATATATAACGTCTTTTAAATGTGTTTTAATTTGGATGTAGGAGTCGATTTTATGTGTATCATTAATAATTCTGTAATTTGATGGGAAGTCTTTTTGTATTCTTATTATATATTCGATATTTTCAAAGCTTAGCATTGTTGCAATTTCAAAATTTTTCTTGAAATCACTTTTAATATTTTGTCTTTTGATAATTTTATCTATTTTTGTAAAAATTTGTTTTATCCCAATTCTTGAAAAATTATTGCTAAATAGGGTTCTTGCGGCTTCTTCTAGATAGTGAGCTTCATCAATTATTATGTTTTTTATATTAGGCAAGATTAAATTAATCTCTTTCTCTTCATCATTTTTTTCAGAGTTATTTTCATAGTTTTCTTTTGTTATTAATATTTCGTTTTTTATGTAGAGATCATTTAGAAGTAAATGATGATTGGTTATTATAATATCACTTTCTAGTATTTTTTTTCTTGCCTTTTTAAAAAAACATTTGTTTTCGTCAGGACAGGTGATACCTGAACATGTTTCAGGGCTTGCTGATATTTCTTCCCAAATTTGTTCATCAATAAAATTAAGTTCGTCTTTATCCCCCGTTTTTGTATTTTTTGCCCATTGGATTAATGTTTCTAAATTTCCTTTATTAAATGTATATGTCAAGAGACTTTTTTCAAATTCTTTAAGTCTGCGAAGGCACAGATAGTTTCTCATTCCTTTAATGATTCCAAATTTCATTTTAAAAGGAATAATTTTTTTTAAATACTCGATGTCTTTTTTAATTAGTTGTTCTTGAAGATTAATAGATGCTGTTGATATTATTACTTTTTCTTGTGTTTTTTGAATGAAATCAATAGCAGCAATTAGATAAGCAAGGCTTTTGCCAGTTCCTGTTGGTGCTTCAATAACTAAGAAACTTTCATTTTCAAAAGCTTTGCTTATTTTTTCTATCATCTTTAATTGTGTATCTCTTTTTATAAAGCCTTT harbors:
- a CDS encoding penicillin-binding protein 1A, yielding MKNLIFSKKDNILIYLTYFAISSAIILLSIAIVETINIQRDKKFGDINPAIPSKLFDTNGKVITQFISDENRELLSLREMPDNLINTLLIREDLSFYFHRGFSFMGILRAALNIALGRYFSGGSTLTQQLAKLLYTNQERRSILRKLNEIWWAIQLEKKLSKYEILEKYLNKVYFGNGNYGVVAASKFFFNKSVKNINTAEAVLMIIQLPNAKLYSPFYNPEFAKKIQRTVLNQVVSNGIISPELAEIEFNQYWQNYDWTRMADTSAISDKEDHAPYFSEYIRQRIVKHLPAGANIYKDGYSIYTTLDLDAQKYADEVTQEMITKTRKMYNSTKLSETLVINSEIVPVIDTISDLLGIRNTRVNGKQYKKLRTKKFYEDNIDLIASFAAILGIDKIDKATKEHTMNNKTNPNLTVQPEGAFIAIDTTTGAIKAMVGGSGYRKGSEFNRATQAKIQPGSSFKALYFSAAIDLKKITAATMFSDSPVAFLNQEGEIYAPENYGGRWRGNVLTRKVLALSLNIPALRILDKLGFENAIKYSAKLLGIKDQNEINKTFPKVYPLALGIISTSPIQMARAFAILGNNGKEVEPYGIKYIEDRNGKVITNVESAILTEIKNKGSNAQIVSPQTAYIMTDMMKSTIQYGTLANQRYTNLKDFKSDIAGKSGTTQNWSDGWTIGYSPYITTAVWVGFDKKGYSLGIAGTGTSIAGPIWGKFMAEYHKNLPKKVFIRPKGIVNVTIQSETGLLPEGVPNETTINEIFIPGTQPFEKSKYYENKSEFLNKMEFNIYGIDKINDNDELNIETNEFEYLMDDFDKLNEIKNKIEPENEVDEFKNNSAKNEYNKGNLNHDTPNTMTDNNNINDTKIDKKSYTEIKEKESEDNTKIKKNSPTNENEHKDVNGENIQLD
- the plzA gene encoding c-di-GMP-binding receptor PlzA — translated: MFLSKKIKNYETKYKGKEINMSTEINSFLNIRNAVEMRVGTYLACGVIYSISMNAIKLILQEDEVLPILAKNGNSGNIHFKSFDNVGDGSLFIPSLVVKLVNTSSYFVQDKEYNLLTLDFISPMPGEFAVKIGKLLDLKLGQNQRIHERIIINKDSLRKLNLISDKAFIEINGTKHKCLIKDISYGGALLISCFDYEGMDESNTDLTLNFDIAGKEVSIVGKARNLSVIQTPNGKVLALGIAFCEDKIPLDYTMLIHDYFN
- a CDS encoding tetratricopeptide repeat protein encodes the protein MFKNIVYISLPVDFKSQIKDFVFDPKILLPVEVSNVQNFSQYELNFEAVMSAILKISAYDQGNVNFSYYKKLLLALKPNIVNELINVGLAKIDEGDYKLALEIFLSLKGIDDKNDILLLNLALLYERMADNFLKVEQDMDAFSSNQSALKIYERLLDFESPNENVFANAGFFFVKQYKLDKAQNLLNHYLKISTNLKLKTKVIEVLNVIREHKNLDVDLEKIYNLIIISREDEAIFELIKLLEYHRSSWNVWFLLGWGYRRKGFYSEAKDAFFKVLSLDSNNVDAMNELAICFMELLEFNDSLKYLLKALRLEPDNIKIVSNLGILHLKMDLREEARKYFEVVLEYDSNNPIAFKYLKLLDR
- a CDS encoding L-threonylcarbamoyladenylate synthase; protein product: MKTEIIKHSEIEKAVKFIKAGELVVFPTETVYGIGADAYNDDAVRMIFLAKKRPITNPLIVHVESIEKINELVDYIPKSAMILMQKFTPGPLTFILKNAGKISKFISGGLDSIAVRIPSEPIALKLIQMSGVPIAAPSANLSRRPSATNFEMAIKELNGLVKGIIKKDEGSRIGIESTVIGFNSKEDILILRPGSITKEMIEKELKEEFRVEYSTGEKMLSKSPGNLLEHYRPSIPVYLFNPRDNIRWYATRKDTKVLIMRDTFKSYWFNDLWDMNNICIFNTLEEYAKNIYKIFVESEKTHKQILAEFVANSQLGYSINNRLKKASLNKFIL
- a CDS encoding septal ring lytic transglycosylase RlpA family protein, whose protein sequence is MVGLFNLVISSFSLGFLFLFFAFTQLNSAIVGLASWYGEAFHGKVTANGEKFDMTSLTAAHKELPFNTVVKVTNLLNNRTAVVRINDRGPFRKDRIIDLSKAAAEKLDFLGIGVAPVKIEILEKLDEKKVITQESKKTFNILDSFKDNSIVSDSKVGRDTNLEKAHFDVAEKILDNSTQKPDFYIQIGSYKTKDYAQRAYKILKKAGLHVLVNAHGPFFTVFIPTYADDVHKNVKLINSTGYKDILVRKTKIPGDNVPID
- a CDS encoding ATP-dependent DNA helicase, translated to MNLTEYILKKAELNIKGFIKRDTQLKMIEKISKAFENESFLVIEAPTGTGKSLAYLIAAIDFIQKTQEKVIISTASINLQEQLIKKDIEYLKKIIPFKMKFGIIKGMRNYLCLRRLKEFEKSLLTYTFNKGNLETLIQWAKNTKTGDKDELNFIDEQIWEEISASPETCSGITCPDENKCFFKKARKKILESDIIITNHHLLLNDLYIKNEILITKENYENNSEKNDEEKEINLILPNIKNIIIDEAHYLEEAARTLFSNNFSRIGIKQIFTKIDKIIKRQNIKSDFKKNFEIATMLSFENIEYIIRIQKDFPSNYRIINDTHKIDSYIQIKTHLKDVIYNLENYRATIISIIQNIENKIAKIELNRLMRNIELKESLMKNFISENQYTNLCAWIENKNNTPIFKTSEIHLGSGLNKIMHKRVKRIIFTSATMIINQSFSYFINQMGLNLSNRDIKTERLPCSFPYKEKSILTVISSIENPNKEEEFLSQSIQYIKELVILNKGGTLILLTSFKSLEYTSKNIKDFLIANDINLFIQGQSPKHKLINSFKKSKKKSVLIGIKNFWEGIDIKGDKLTMVIIPKLPFQNPLDPILMAKNELAIKENENFFTKETLPRAIMKFKQGFGRLIRDPKDYGIIVCFDKRIFEKTYGTLFLQALPDIKTYYSNFKNVKSIINTFFKKIDQNTNL